One part of the Sporosarcina ureae genome encodes these proteins:
- a CDS encoding SDR family NAD(P)-dependent oxidoreductase, producing the protein MDIIIITGASKGIGKELLCQYKEAGATVYGLARTNPEQEQSMFEVDLADVEKATAILQGVISQHIGEASSFTLINNAGMVDPISLVGSLDPQKVEQAIKVNLMAPILLTNTFIDTLKDFTGTKKIMNISSGAGRSASEGWGVYCTAKAGLDQFSRVIALEQKAATYPTGVVSIAPGIIDTGMQETIRSSSEQQFPHLKRFEAYKREGQLSSAYETAEKLKRFAMEVDFLETDTIADIRKFY; encoded by the coding sequence ATGGATATCATTATTATTACAGGAGCATCAAAAGGAATAGGGAAAGAACTACTGTGTCAATACAAAGAAGCAGGGGCTACGGTGTATGGCTTGGCTAGGACAAACCCTGAACAAGAACAATCAATGTTTGAAGTAGATCTGGCTGATGTCGAGAAAGCGACTGCTATTTTACAAGGTGTAATTAGTCAGCATATTGGAGAAGCTAGCTCATTCACGCTAATCAATAATGCGGGTATGGTTGACCCGATTAGTTTAGTAGGTTCGTTGGATCCTCAAAAAGTAGAGCAAGCGATTAAAGTAAATTTAATGGCACCTATTCTATTAACGAATACATTTATCGATACATTGAAAGATTTCACGGGAACGAAGAAAATCATGAACATCTCTTCTGGAGCCGGACGTAGCGCATCTGAAGGATGGGGTGTGTATTGCACGGCTAAGGCAGGACTTGATCAATTTTCGCGTGTTATTGCATTGGAACAAAAAGCAGCCACCTATCCAACGGGTGTTGTTTCTATCGCGCCGGGAATTATCGATACAGGGATGCAGGAGACGATTCGCTCATCATCTGAACAACAATTTCCACACTTGAAACGTTTTGAGGCGTACAAGCGAGAAGGGCAGTTAAGTTCCGCATACGAAACAGCAGAAAAACTAAAGCGATTTGCAATGGAAGTCGACTTCCTTGAAACAGATACAATCGCAGACATTCGTAAATTCTACTAA
- a CDS encoding PolC-type DNA polymerase III: MFWKKKMLTYELQQSLQLNTPLQDMNFTVFDTETTGFAIGADDRMIEIGAVQVEGFEVTDHVFQTFVNPSRDIPPVISKLTSIQQSQVDHAPMPLPAIEEYFAFIEKHKSGGWVGHHVSFDEMVIKKELSRQKCTFQTPTSFDTMHLINYLDPTGEQQDLEDYARLFGTEIFERHRALGDALTTAHVFTALLRKLDRHGVKTLADLLRIKNGGAHKFASQT; the protein is encoded by the coding sequence ATGTTTTGGAAAAAGAAAATGTTGACGTATGAATTACAACAATCACTACAGTTGAATACGCCGCTGCAAGATATGAATTTCACAGTATTTGATACAGAAACTACCGGATTTGCAATTGGAGCAGATGATCGAATGATTGAGATAGGTGCCGTGCAAGTAGAGGGATTCGAGGTTACCGATCATGTATTTCAAACATTTGTGAATCCATCAAGGGATATTCCTCCTGTCATCAGCAAACTGACTTCTATACAGCAATCACAAGTTGATCATGCGCCTATGCCATTACCTGCTATTGAAGAATATTTTGCGTTTATTGAAAAACATAAAAGTGGGGGCTGGGTAGGGCATCATGTCAGCTTTGATGAAATGGTCATAAAGAAAGAATTAAGTCGTCAGAAATGCACATTTCAAACGCCGACTTCATTCGATACGATGCATTTGATTAACTATTTGGATCCTACAGGTGAGCAACAAGACTTGGAAGATTATGCGCGTCTATTTGGTACAGAGATCTTTGAACGACACCGTGCGCTGGGGGATGCTTTGACAACAGCACATGTATTCACAGCGTTACTGAGAAAACTCGATCGTCATGGCGTGAAGACGCTGGCAGATTTACTGCGTATAAAAAATGGTGGTGCACATAAGTTTGCTTCACAAACTTAA
- a CDS encoding DUF294 nucleotidyltransferase-like domain-containing protein, translating into MLKTVKDRELYDKIHRNPLFIDTTENEFDQLLLGCKLKIYEEADKSNYFKTPQEGLLIVLKGSAEVQIEGQDGSSVTLEFIQEDEIIGFSNFAYYLGEMARPLDKHHIDMVVAEDSICLQVPYEVIKKRMDDQNVRDYVLRKMSIRLANVYTSLGEQVRLADEYGESEPYVRRVQDFMSSPVITIHAEAETKEIAELMIKNSISSIIITDQAGKLIGIVTEKDLVERVIADGASPNGLRAKDIMTKKPHTVRVTDYYYEALTKFYKHGIKHLPVVKAGKPVGIVTFATLMTKRDRNSMNILKTIEEASFENLPVVKAAIYDVLSNLIQDEISTIHTLEIVTKFYDRLAKHCVMLAVQSLEDQGKGTPPVPFAWYQMGSGARGEQFMLTDQDHFLVYEDVSREESQYVENYFELLGNEIVVHLEQAGYTRCIGFMMASETQWRGTMAIWHERIRQWALQSTPEQILLGYNFLSFRFLYGESAVNERFITMVHGLLKKSATFIYYMAQQEKEKPIPQLQQNFLSIFRGRSKADIIDIKKHALFPLHHCLQILGVSNGIINATPLEIISALQKKKKITKDFAEEIRHAYEISLSIRISMSWEKHLRGEKISTEIELRDLRRWELNELRTTLDTVRALQSHLLSKL; encoded by the coding sequence ATGTTGAAGACGGTAAAAGATCGTGAGTTATATGATAAAATCCATAGAAATCCTTTATTTATCGATACAACAGAAAATGAATTTGATCAATTATTGCTAGGTTGTAAATTAAAGATATATGAGGAAGCGGATAAATCCAACTATTTCAAAACACCACAAGAAGGATTGCTCATCGTGTTAAAAGGATCGGCAGAGGTTCAAATAGAAGGACAAGATGGCAGTTCGGTAACGTTAGAATTCATTCAGGAAGATGAAATTATCGGCTTTTCCAATTTTGCTTACTACTTGGGGGAAATGGCTAGGCCGCTTGATAAGCATCACATTGATATGGTGGTAGCAGAAGACTCGATTTGTCTACAGGTTCCGTATGAAGTGATAAAAAAACGTATGGATGATCAAAACGTACGCGATTATGTATTACGCAAGATGTCGATTCGCTTGGCGAATGTTTATACCTCTTTAGGGGAGCAAGTTCGTTTGGCTGACGAATATGGCGAGAGTGAGCCGTATGTTCGTCGTGTACAAGATTTCATGAGTAGTCCAGTTATAACAATTCATGCGGAAGCTGAAACAAAAGAAATTGCGGAATTGATGATTAAAAACTCGATTAGTTCAATTATTATTACAGATCAGGCAGGTAAACTTATTGGAATCGTAACCGAAAAAGATCTTGTTGAACGTGTAATAGCAGACGGTGCTTCGCCAAATGGACTGCGGGCAAAAGACATCATGACGAAAAAGCCGCATACGGTAAGAGTAACTGATTATTATTATGAGGCCTTGACTAAATTCTACAAACATGGAATTAAGCATTTACCAGTTGTGAAAGCAGGTAAACCTGTAGGCATTGTGACGTTCGCTACATTGATGACGAAACGTGATCGTAATTCCATGAATATATTAAAAACTATAGAAGAAGCTTCCTTCGAAAATTTGCCTGTTGTAAAAGCAGCGATTTACGATGTGCTATCCAATTTAATTCAAGATGAAATATCGACCATTCACACATTAGAAATCGTGACGAAGTTTTATGATCGACTGGCAAAACATTGTGTCATGCTTGCTGTGCAATCTCTTGAAGATCAAGGGAAAGGAACACCGCCTGTTCCGTTTGCTTGGTACCAGATGGGAAGTGGGGCACGTGGTGAGCAGTTTATGCTGACCGATCAAGATCATTTTCTCGTCTACGAAGATGTATCGAGGGAAGAATCCCAGTATGTCGAGAACTATTTTGAACTTCTTGGTAATGAAATTGTCGTTCATCTTGAGCAGGCAGGCTATACTAGATGTATCGGATTTATGATGGCTAGCGAGACACAGTGGCGTGGAACGATGGCAATTTGGCATGAACGTATTCGTCAATGGGCGCTTCAATCTACACCTGAACAAATACTGCTCGGATACAACTTCCTATCATTCCGATTCCTGTACGGTGAATCTGCTGTTAATGAACGTTTCATCACGATGGTTCATGGTCTTTTGAAGAAGTCTGCCACTTTTATTTACTATATGGCGCAACAAGAAAAAGAGAAACCAATCCCACAATTGCAACAGAACTTCTTGAGTATTTTCAGGGGGCGCAGTAAAGCAGATATTATTGATATTAAGAAACATGCGCTATTCCCACTTCATCACTGTCTGCAAATTTTAGGAGTTAGTAACGGGATCATCAATGCAACGCCACTTGAAATTATTTCAGCTTTGCAGAAAAAGAAGAAAATCACGAAAGACTTTGCCGAAGAGATTCGTCATGCATATGAAATATCTTTAAGTATTAGAATTTCTATGTCATGGGAAAAACATTTACGTGGAGAGAAGATTTCTACGGAAATCGAGTTGCGCGATCTAAGAAGATGGGAATTGAATGAATTGCGAACAACGCTAGATACGGTCAGAGCTCTTCAATCACATTTATTATCAAAACTGTAA
- a CDS encoding cation acetate symporter, with protein MSWISYAIFFAVIALTLYITYWAAKQTTTASDFYTAGGSLTGWQNGMAIAGDYLSAASFLGIAGAISLNGFDGFYYSIGWLTAYLVVLFLIAEPLRNLGKFTMADMIGARFGAKKVRGAAALNTITIVMFYMLAQLVGAGALIKLLFGIEYWIAVLIVGTMMLIYVLFGGMTATSWVQIVKAILLMLGTIIISFLVLMKFNFNFIGMFETMKTATPHGEAFLHSGVVYKDTIGLISVLIALVLGTAGLPHILMRFFTVKDAKTARSSVIYSVWIIGIFYVLTIFLGFGAAKFVGADAIIAENAAGNMAAPMLAGVLGGDALESFVAAVAFATILAVVAGLVLSGASAIAHDIYGQIIKNGNVTEKQQVAAARWASIAIGVASILLALGSEKLNVAFLVSLAFCVAASANVPTILLTIYWKKFNTTGAVASMLTGLIVALVLVAVSPSVMNPVEGMTLITGTPLFPYANPAIVSVPAGFLAAWIGTIVSSKRHEKDEVSYAEVRFKAETGYKELDL; from the coding sequence ATGAGTTGGATTTCCTATGCTATATTCTTCGCGGTAATCGCGTTGACGCTCTACATTACATATTGGGCGGCAAAGCAAACAACTACGGCAAGTGATTTCTACACTGCCGGAGGATCATTAACAGGTTGGCAAAATGGTATGGCCATCGCTGGTGACTACTTATCAGCAGCATCATTCCTAGGTATCGCGGGTGCGATTTCACTTAACGGATTTGATGGTTTCTACTACAGTATTGGTTGGTTAACAGCTTATTTAGTTGTTCTATTCTTAATTGCTGAGCCACTACGTAACTTGGGTAAGTTTACGATGGCAGATATGATCGGTGCTCGTTTCGGCGCTAAGAAAGTGCGTGGAGCAGCAGCATTGAACACAATTACAATTGTAATGTTCTACATGCTTGCACAATTAGTTGGTGCGGGTGCTCTTATTAAATTATTATTCGGTATCGAGTATTGGATTGCGGTTCTAATCGTTGGAACAATGATGTTGATCTACGTTCTATTTGGTGGAATGACTGCAACGAGCTGGGTACAAATCGTTAAGGCTATTCTTTTGATGTTGGGTACAATCATTATCTCCTTCTTAGTACTTATGAAGTTTAACTTCAACTTCATCGGTATGTTCGAGACAATGAAAACTGCTACTCCGCATGGCGAAGCATTCCTTCACTCAGGGGTTGTTTATAAAGACACAATCGGTCTTATCTCTGTATTGATCGCACTCGTTCTAGGTACTGCTGGTCTTCCACACATCTTAATGCGTTTCTTCACAGTTAAAGATGCGAAAACAGCACGTTCTTCTGTAATTTATTCTGTATGGATTATTGGTATCTTCTATGTATTGACGATCTTCCTTGGATTTGGTGCAGCTAAATTCGTTGGAGCAGACGCAATCATCGCAGAAAACGCCGCAGGAAACATGGCAGCTCCAATGCTGGCCGGAGTCCTTGGTGGAGATGCCCTTGAATCATTCGTAGCTGCTGTTGCATTTGCTACAATCCTGGCAGTTGTTGCAGGTCTTGTACTTTCAGGTGCTTCTGCAATCGCCCACGATATTTATGGACAAATCATCAAAAATGGTAATGTAACTGAGAAACAACAGGTTGCTGCAGCTCGTTGGGCTTCAATCGCTATCGGTGTTGCTTCAATCCTTCTTGCACTAGGTTCTGAAAAGTTGAACGTTGCGTTCTTAGTATCACTGGCATTCTGTGTTGCTGCATCGGCAAACGTACCAACAATTCTATTAACAATCTATTGGAAGAAATTTAACACAACAGGTGCTGTGGCATCGATGTTAACAGGTCTTATCGTAGCGCTAGTTCTTGTTGCGGTCAGTCCATCTGTAATGAACCCAGTTGAGGGAATGACACTTATCACTGGTACTCCACTATTCCCTTATGCTAACCCGGCTATTGTTTCCGTACCAGCAGGTTTCCTTGCTGCATGGATCGGTACAATTGTTAGCTCTAAGCGTCATGAAAAAGACGAAGTTTCTTATGCAGAAGTTCGTTTCAAAGCAGAAACTGGCTACAAAGAGCTTGATTTATAA
- a CDS encoding DUF485 domain-containing protein, with translation MTNQVSRGKSTLDYEKLVQTEDFKGLVKRKKSFSTPFVIFFFAAYFILPLLTGYTKILETPAIGAMTWTWIYAFSMFIMVWVFTSIYMNKAKHFDIEVDKIIEKNVLK, from the coding sequence ATGACTAATCAAGTTTCGCGTGGTAAATCCACATTAGACTATGAAAAACTCGTTCAAACTGAAGACTTTAAAGGTCTTGTTAAAAGAAAGAAGAGCTTCTCCACACCTTTTGTTATTTTCTTCTTCGCAGCGTACTTTATTCTTCCACTCTTAACAGGTTATACAAAAATTCTTGAAACACCAGCAATTGGCGCAATGACATGGACTTGGATCTATGCATTCTCGATGTTCATTATGGTATGGGTATTCACATCCATATACATGAATAAAGCAAAACACTTTGATATTGAAGTAGACAAAATTATAGAGAAAAACGTTCTAAAATAA
- a CDS encoding GntR family transcriptional regulator: MPIPTNHAQPVRKTAKENAFSQLQKWIIDGTLQPGEKLNDVELAEALGVSRTPIRESLQLLEVQGFVQMFPGKATQVTDVDRESISDLLPPLAALQALSAELSIPNLTDSVIKKLRDTNKKFALAVEKEDYFQALKIDEKFHQIIVDTANNPYISSLLVSLQAHVRRLFFHNSIILTEKSIAEHEQIIDLMSKRDGEQVTTVMRENWLRAIEEFHSIKE, from the coding sequence ATGCCTATCCCTACTAATCATGCACAACCTGTACGTAAAACCGCTAAGGAAAATGCGTTTAGTCAATTACAGAAGTGGATTATTGACGGAACACTCCAACCTGGAGAAAAGCTAAATGACGTAGAATTAGCAGAGGCACTCGGAGTGAGTCGTACGCCTATACGTGAGTCGCTTCAATTATTGGAAGTACAAGGGTTCGTTCAGATGTTCCCCGGTAAAGCAACGCAAGTAACCGATGTAGATCGTGAATCTATTTCTGATTTACTCCCTCCACTTGCTGCACTACAAGCACTCTCAGCTGAACTTTCCATACCCAATCTAACTGACAGTGTGATCAAGAAATTGCGTGACACGAATAAGAAATTCGCCCTAGCAGTTGAAAAGGAAGACTATTTTCAAGCTCTGAAAATTGATGAAAAGTTTCACCAAATCATTGTCGACACAGCTAATAACCCATATATTTCTTCTTTGCTTGTCTCCCTGCAAGCTCATGTGCGCAGACTTTTCTTCCATAATTCCATTATATTGACGGAGAAATCAATTGCAGAACATGAACAGATTATAGATTTGATGAGCAAGCGTGATGGTGAGCAGGTTACAACTGTTATGCGAGAAAATTGGTTACGAGCCATTGAGGAGTTTCACTCTATAAAAGAATGA
- the brnQ gene encoding branched-chain amino acid transport system II carrier protein — translation MEKKLSFSSSLVIGVMLFALFFGAGNLIFPAELGQLAGDQTWKAMLGFLFTGVGLPFLGILAIGFSGKKDLQDLASRIHPVYAVLFTAILYLTIGPFFAAPRTGAVAFDIGVAPFLNGFSIDLARLLFTLAFFGISMWLSLNPAKIVDRVGKYLSPLIIILLIGLIGMTLLNPMGSAQVSQAPQAPYNETPFFTGFLEGYNTMDALASLVFGIIVINALHAMGITSKKQILASTAKTGLVASGFLAIIYLGIAYLGTTSVDLFGYLDGGGSVLSETASHLFGTTGLLLLGVVIMLACLTTAIGLLTACGEYFHAIIPKISYKLFVVFFSTFCLVVANFGLANIINYSIPVLVLLYPLAMVLIILTFTGPLFRQSSLVYRTATITAFLISFVEALVKFYTLVEKTMPNWLVTVDDIYTAYIPYYAQGIGWLVPVLIVTVITALAVALSNKEAVNIQTGPNSNKI, via the coding sequence ATGGAGAAAAAATTATCGTTTTCATCGAGCTTAGTTATTGGTGTTATGCTATTCGCATTATTTTTTGGGGCAGGTAATCTAATTTTCCCCGCAGAGCTTGGACAGCTTGCTGGAGATCAAACGTGGAAAGCGATGCTTGGCTTTTTATTCACTGGAGTTGGTTTACCCTTTTTAGGTATATTGGCTATCGGTTTCTCTGGCAAGAAAGATTTACAGGACTTGGCAAGTCGAATACATCCGGTATATGCTGTTCTATTTACAGCAATACTTTACTTAACAATTGGTCCTTTTTTTGCGGCACCACGTACAGGAGCTGTGGCATTTGACATTGGGGTCGCTCCATTTTTGAATGGCTTTTCTATTGATCTTGCCCGTTTACTATTTACATTGGCATTCTTTGGAATCAGTATGTGGCTATCATTAAACCCTGCCAAAATCGTTGATCGAGTAGGTAAGTATTTGTCTCCGCTTATCATTATTTTATTGATTGGTTTAATTGGTATGACTCTTCTTAATCCAATGGGAAGTGCACAAGTTTCACAAGCTCCACAAGCTCCATACAATGAAACGCCGTTCTTTACTGGTTTCCTTGAGGGGTATAATACGATGGATGCATTGGCTTCACTCGTTTTTGGAATTATTGTCATTAATGCGTTGCATGCGATGGGCATTACTAGTAAAAAGCAGATATTGGCTTCTACTGCTAAGACGGGACTTGTAGCCTCTGGATTTTTAGCCATTATATATTTAGGTATTGCGTATCTGGGGACTACTTCAGTTGATTTATTTGGTTATCTTGATGGTGGAGGGTCTGTATTAAGTGAAACTGCCTCACACTTATTTGGTACGACCGGTCTATTGTTACTCGGAGTAGTGATTATGTTAGCATGCCTGACAACCGCAATTGGTCTACTTACAGCATGTGGAGAGTATTTTCATGCGATTATCCCGAAAATTAGCTATAAGTTATTTGTAGTATTCTTTTCGACATTCTGCTTGGTTGTAGCAAACTTTGGTCTAGCGAATATTATCAATTATTCTATTCCGGTACTTGTATTACTTTATCCTCTGGCGATGGTACTAATCATATTGACGTTCACTGGTCCCTTATTCCGTCAATCCAGCTTAGTATATCGAACAGCTACGATCACGGCGTTCCTAATAAGTTTTGTTGAAGCGCTCGTGAAGTTTTACACTCTGGTAGAAAAGACTATGCCGAACTGGCTTGTCACTGTAGATGACATATATACAGCGTACATCCCATACTACGCGCAAGGCATCGGCTGGTTAGTTCCTGTTTTGATTGTGACGGTGATCACAGCTTTAGCTGTAGCACTATCCAATAAAGAAGCAGTAAATATCCAAACGGGTCCGAATAGTAATAAAATATAA
- a CDS encoding AAA family ATPase: MKPITLTMTAFGPYKDKETVDFRDLKEHRLFVISGKTGAGKTTIFDGICFALYGQASGEDRTDTKALRSQFAEDDVQTTVELTFDIHKRRFRVVRQIPYRKKGNKNDTLGRCELFEEKEEQFIPAVDRQIVTEVNDKIEQLLGFTHAQFSQIMMLPQGEFRKFLTSDTGNKEAIMRKIFKTEPYQKIVERLKVKKEEANAEFQREKQMSDAILHQIPAKLPERNSLLFTELQSEYPNYHQLVSGFQQEHTHHETRSSETHKEYTRLYSVHNEKQQQLHEARLINEQFTKLQQRQNELGSLQAKEQEMKILEQQLQQAERAARLEDVEQLVKTNQAEWQKKDQGYSEAVTALAAAEEKFVSTQASFERELAKEPERNEIKEELLTLNHLLPTVSGLATQRKVLESLKKTVKEVEESLLGNKQAYDQQKEMITVQKNEIKELETSLEKHEQLIEKLANTKAIAKQVLSHGQQLANQKELEAQYKIAEQQVKQYTEVYQALENRWIGNQAVILAAALHDGESCPVCGSIEHPKKAGESEGEHVSKQQLDKAKIELTHKEQTFHLKQAELQQVQQRIEASEAELHEQQVDLRHDYQKEQTELTEKVSVLRSKRELLKKRKEQQSQSELEMEKLAIEIKRLEQQHNESKGELETKQALYEHVLATVPENLQELSALQKQIQSKEATNLQLENAWKSIQQRLQDVTTEKTKWESREDLEKKSLADMKEKLDQSVVSFTKRLKEEGFTSEENYLQVKLPTQKRQAIQQQLQEFAQTLHTLKSTVAELKKSVEGKQLMDMASMENQVEALKIQYEEAFALYNQSKAWQQAALDLHKELETSKSKEAELEKTYGKIANLYDIVRGQNQLKISFERYIQIEYLERIIQAANIRLRDLSNGQYELVRSDRQETRGKQSGLGIDVHDAYTGQTRDVKTLSGGEKFNASLCLALGMADVIQSFQGAVRMETMFIDEGFGALDEEAIQKAIDTLIALQQSGRMIGVISHIEEMKEAIPATLQVTKLKEGYSQTKFVLN, translated from the coding sequence ATGAAGCCAATTACGCTAACTATGACGGCATTTGGACCATACAAAGATAAAGAAACGGTTGATTTTCGCGATTTAAAAGAGCATCGTTTATTTGTTATTTCGGGAAAGACGGGTGCAGGAAAAACTACTATCTTCGACGGTATTTGTTTTGCGTTATATGGACAGGCAAGTGGCGAAGATCGTACAGACACGAAAGCATTGCGCAGTCAGTTTGCTGAGGATGACGTCCAAACGACAGTTGAATTAACATTTGATATTCACAAGCGTCGGTTTCGAGTTGTGCGCCAGATTCCTTACCGAAAGAAAGGAAATAAAAATGATACACTTGGTCGCTGTGAGTTATTCGAAGAAAAAGAGGAGCAATTCATTCCAGCAGTTGATCGTCAAATAGTCACCGAAGTAAATGACAAGATCGAACAATTATTAGGTTTTACGCATGCGCAGTTCAGCCAGATCATGATGCTGCCTCAGGGTGAATTCCGTAAATTCTTAACTTCCGATACAGGGAATAAGGAAGCGATCATGCGCAAAATCTTTAAAACTGAACCGTATCAAAAAATTGTTGAACGGTTAAAAGTGAAAAAAGAAGAAGCAAATGCGGAATTTCAACGTGAAAAGCAAATGAGTGATGCAATCCTTCATCAAATACCGGCAAAGTTACCTGAACGTAACTCGTTATTGTTTACCGAATTACAGTCTGAGTATCCAAACTACCATCAACTTGTGTCTGGCTTTCAACAAGAACATACACACCATGAAACACGATCTAGCGAAACGCATAAAGAATATACAAGACTTTATAGCGTCCATAATGAAAAGCAACAGCAACTACATGAAGCTCGTTTAATCAATGAACAATTTACGAAATTGCAGCAACGTCAAAATGAACTAGGTAGTTTGCAAGCGAAAGAACAAGAAATGAAAATACTAGAACAACAATTGCAACAAGCAGAACGAGCAGCAAGATTAGAAGATGTAGAACAACTCGTGAAGACTAATCAAGCGGAATGGCAGAAAAAAGATCAAGGCTACTCTGAAGCTGTGACAGCCCTTGCCGCTGCAGAGGAGAAATTCGTCTCAACACAGGCTTCTTTTGAACGAGAACTAGCTAAAGAACCTGAAAGAAATGAAATAAAAGAAGAGTTACTGACGTTGAATCATCTTCTTCCGACAGTATCGGGCCTAGCTACGCAACGAAAAGTGCTAGAGTCACTCAAGAAAACAGTCAAGGAAGTAGAAGAGTCCTTATTAGGAAATAAACAAGCGTATGATCAGCAAAAAGAAATGATAACTGTTCAAAAAAATGAAATAAAAGAATTAGAAACTTCATTGGAAAAACATGAACAGTTGATAGAGAAACTTGCAAATACTAAAGCTATCGCGAAGCAAGTACTATCTCACGGGCAACAACTGGCAAATCAAAAAGAGCTCGAAGCCCAGTATAAAATAGCCGAGCAACAAGTAAAGCAGTACACAGAAGTCTATCAAGCGCTTGAGAATCGTTGGATTGGCAATCAAGCGGTAATCCTCGCTGCTGCACTCCATGATGGAGAATCTTGTCCTGTTTGCGGTAGTATAGAGCACCCTAAAAAGGCAGGTGAATCGGAAGGAGAACATGTATCTAAGCAACAATTAGACAAAGCGAAAATAGAGTTGACACATAAAGAACAGACTTTCCATCTTAAGCAAGCTGAATTACAGCAAGTGCAACAGCGCATTGAGGCAAGTGAGGCTGAACTGCATGAACAACAAGTGGATTTGAGACATGATTATCAAAAAGAACAAACAGAGTTGACGGAAAAGGTGTCCGTACTTAGAAGCAAACGAGAATTACTGAAAAAAAGAAAAGAACAGCAAAGTCAATCAGAACTAGAGATGGAAAAGCTTGCTATAGAAATAAAAAGATTAGAGCAGCAACATAACGAATCAAAAGGAGAACTCGAAACGAAACAAGCACTGTATGAACACGTGCTTGCAACTGTTCCAGAAAACCTACAAGAGCTATCCGCGTTGCAAAAACAAATTCAATCTAAAGAAGCAACAAATCTACAACTTGAAAATGCTTGGAAATCTATTCAACAGAGATTACAAGACGTTACAACGGAAAAAACAAAATGGGAATCCCGAGAAGATCTGGAGAAGAAGTCACTTGCAGATATGAAAGAAAAGTTGGATCAAAGTGTAGTTTCGTTTACTAAACGTCTAAAAGAAGAAGGGTTTACTTCAGAAGAGAATTATTTACAAGTAAAACTGCCGACACAAAAACGCCAGGCTATCCAGCAACAACTTCAAGAATTCGCCCAAACGCTTCACACGTTGAAGTCAACCGTAGCAGAACTCAAGAAGTCTGTGGAGGGCAAACAACTGATGGACATGGCGAGTATGGAGAATCAAGTAGAAGCGCTGAAAATACAATATGAAGAAGCGTTTGCCCTATATAATCAATCAAAAGCATGGCAACAGGCCGCACTAGATCTGCACAAAGAATTAGAAACAAGCAAATCAAAAGAAGCGGAACTTGAAAAGACCTACGGAAAGATTGCAAATCTATACGATATAGTTCGTGGTCAAAATCAATTAAAAATATCATTTGAACGTTATATTCAAATCGAGTATTTGGAACGCATCATTCAAGCGGCCAATATACGCTTGCGTGATTTATCGAACGGACAGTATGAATTAGTACGTAGTGATCGTCAAGAGACTAGAGGAAAGCAAAGTGGTTTAGGCATAGATGTTCATGATGCGTATACAGGACAGACCCGAGACGTCAAGACGTTATCAGGTGGAGAGAAGTTCAATGCTTCTCTATGTTTGGCACTAGGGATGGCGGATGTCATTCAAAGCTTCCAAGGTGCCGTTCGCATGGAGACGATGTTTATCGATGAAGGTTTCGGAGCGTTGGATGAAGAAGCTATTCAGAAAGCTATCGATACGCTGATTGCTCTTCAACAGTCCGGCAGAATGATTGGTGTCATTTCACATATCGAGGAGATGAAAGAGGCTATTCCTGCTACGTTGCAAGTAACTAAGTTGAAAGAGGGATACAGTCAGACGAAGTTTGTGTTGAATTGA